The Bradyrhizobium sp. WSM471 genome includes the window TGTCTGGAGAAAAACGTGACGAAACCAGCCTCCGCTACGGCCAGTCCGCCGCTTTCGTCACCGCCGGCCGACCCGAGCAACCTCGCCTGGCGGCTTGAGGATGCCTTTCTCACGGTCCGCAACGAGACCGAGCGCCGCGCCGCGCCGCTCTCGCCGGAGGACCAGCAGATCCAATCGATGCCGGATGCGAGCCCCGCAAAATGGCACCGGGCCCACACCACCTGGTTCTGGGAGCAATTTCTGCTCGGCGAGCATTGCCCCGGCTACCGCCCCTTTCACCCTGACTTCGCCTTCCTGTTCAATTCCTATTACGTCAGCGCAGGGCCCCGTCATGCCCGGAATCACCGCGGCGACATCACCCGTCCCAGTGCAAGCGAGGTCGGCGCCTATCGCAGTTATGTGGATGCTGCGGTCGTGAAGTTCTTCCGGGAGGCCGGCGAGGACAAGCTCCGTGCCCTCGCCCCATTGGTCGAGGTCGGGCTCAATCACGAGCAGCAGCATCAGGAATTGATGTTCACCGACATTCTGCACGCCTTTGCGCAGAACCCGGTCTATCCCGCCTACGATCCGGACTGGCACTTTCCATCCGCAACGCGCGCCGGCAATGCCTGGCTGACGCTCAACGAGGGCATCCACACCGTCGGCCATGTCGAGGACAGCTTTCATTTCGACAACGAGAAGCCGGCCCACCGCGCCCTCGTCGGCCCGGTCAAGATCGCACGCAATCTCGTCACCAATGGCGAATGGCTGGCCTTCATGCGCGATGGTGGCTACGCGAACGCAACACTGTGGTTGATGGACGGCTTTGCCGCCGCCAACAAGGACGACTGGCAGGCCCCGGGCCATTGGCGC containing:
- the egtB gene encoding ergothioneine biosynthesis protein EgtB, whose amino-acid sequence is MEPGNANNVLLSCLEKNVTKPASATASPPLSSPPADPSNLAWRLEDAFLTVRNETERRAAPLSPEDQQIQSMPDASPAKWHRAHTTWFWEQFLLGEHCPGYRPFHPDFAFLFNSYYVSAGPRHARNHRGDITRPSASEVGAYRSYVDAAVVKFFREAGEDKLRALAPLVEVGLNHEQQHQELMFTDILHAFAQNPVYPAYDPDWHFPSATRAGNAWLTLNEGIHTVGHVEDSFHFDNEKPAHRALVGPVKIARNLVTNGEWLAFMRDGGYANATLWLMDGFAAANKDDWQAPGHWREVDGQWQVMTLAGLKPVDPDAPVCHVSYYEADAFARWAGKHLPTEMEWEVAARAGQLNDAFGIVWQWTRSSYSPYPGYRAIEGALGEYNGKFMVNQLVLRGSSLATPEGHSRISYRNFFYPHHRWQFTGLRLADYE